The genomic window GACGGGCCCTTCAGATGATCATGGAGGAACTGGAGGATGTGGACAAGGCCATAGAGTTTGCTAAGGAGCAGGATGATGTTGAGCTGTGGGAGGATCTCATCTCCTATTCTATTGATAAGCCACGTAAGTCACATGAACACACAAGCACTTTCAAACTAacgtggtccaagcacaccaagacagtcgtgaagagggcacaacaaaacctattccccctcaggagactgaaaagatttggcatggatcctcagatcctcaaaaggttctacagctgcaccatcgagagcatcccgttgcatcactgcctggtatggcaactgctcggcctccgaccgcaaggcactacagaggatggTGCGaatgacccagtacatcactgggtcaagcttcctgccacccaggacctctaccaTGCCCAAAAATttggcaaagactccagccaccctagtcatagactgttctgtctgctaccgcacggcaagcggtaccggagtgccaagtctaggtccaagaggcttctaaactgcttctacccccaagccataagactcctgaacacctaatcaaatggctacccagactatttgcattgtctctccccctcttttacaccactgcttctctctgttgttataatctatgcatagtcactttaataactctacctacatgtacatattacctcaactaactggtgcccccacacattgactctgtaccggtaccccctgtatatagtctcgctattgttattttactgctgctctttaattacttgttacttttattttttttacccttattttttttaactgcattgttggttaggggctgttaagtaagcatttcactgtaaggtctactacacctgttgtattcggcgcatgtgactaattcAATTAGACTTGGATTTGTTTAAATAAGCAGGTCTACAACATAGTGTTTCCATCACTGTCATTTTAAGTTCCTCTTTGTATCCTCTTTCTCAAGCCTTCATTACTGGTCTCCTTAATAACATTGGGACACATGTGGATCCCATCTTGCTCATCCACCGCATAAAGGAGGGAATGGAGATTCCTAACCTCCGAGATTCTCTAGTCAAGATCCTACATGACTACAACCTGCAGGTCAGAATATCAGCCATCACATATTGCACCTAGAATATCACCGTAACAACAGATGAACAGTCCAGCCTCACCTCTTCTCTTATTTGTTTCTCTGTATCTCAGATCTTGCTGCGGGAGGGCTGTAAGAAAATCTTAGTGGCTGACTCCCTCTCCCTGCTCCAAAAGATGCATAGGTCTCAGATGAGAGGAGTCCGAGTGGATGGTGGGTAGATGGTCAGATTGAATATGTGTTAATGTTTACTGCTTAAGATTGACTTAAACCTTGTTATTGTTGACTTTTTCAGAAGGGAGCATCTGTGAATCCTGTCACACGTCAATATTACCATCAGGTGGGGTTACCTTTAACATTATACAGTATTATGTTTTATATTGTTATACAGTGTCTACACTACAGTATCATAATTGGGACGCTTCTTACCATCATTATATTTTAAGCTGTTCAACACACCTCTATTCAGTAATGGCTCTAGCTAATAAACTCATCTGATGAGGCTTGCTGGGTGGAACTAGATTATTTAATGCTGAATTAGTCTCAGACATCTGTttgttattgaagaataacataaATTGCacaaactccaaagcaaatcagggggagaaaaggtTTATTCAGAGAGGACAAATCAAGATGTTATGCTGGGAGGTAGATGATCAGATGtcagtctcccctgtcctcagctttTCCCCACCGAACAaaggaacaggatgccatttatAACCCCCCACCCTAGCCTGGGGTTGCCAATCAGAAGTCCTTGTAGTACAActtggccaatggccaaataacaagcaTCCTGCCCCCGACTTAATGTACAGACCAATGACACTGTGGCACATGCCGCTCTGAGTTCAGGAGTGACGTTCCACAGATCCCaaacagatgttgaactgaaaccCAACTCCTATTTACAATTCGctattgaccattagtactctagtTTTTAGTCCTCTCatcctctgcgttgtgtattaatcttcaaaatattcttatACTTCCATTAATGCATTTGCTCCTTTTGCTGTAGATATGGCTCAGAACTTCAGTGTGGCTGTCTTCCACTGCAGACACATGTTCCACAAGGAGTGTTTACCTTCTCTTGGAACAGTAAGTATCTACTCCAtcatctccccttctctttctagCTCCATATGGACTTTCAGATAAGAGCAGCAGACTAGGGACTAATATGGCTTTTGCTTTTCACTTTCAGATTCCTGGAGTCCAGTTTTGCAACATCTGCAGTGCAAAGCGGAGAGGACCAGGAAGTGGGATACTGGAGATGAAAAAGTGACAGGAAATGCTCACCTTATCATGCCATCGCTTCGTCTTTCACCAGTTGGGATGAATGGCAGTCTCTGGGTTGATAGATTTGATCTTTCTCCTTTGCTACGGTGTGATCTTCTGAATCAATgcataatatatcattatattaaCTGTtaccaaaataaaataataaatgttgcaCTATGACCTCTTGATACACTTCTTGCAATTTGCTTTGGAATCCAAATTCCAAATAAAAGGCTATTGAAATCTCAATGTGTGCTAAAAGTGATCTATGATTTTAACTGTAGCTCATTGAAGAATATATTTGGTCCTACAAGGAAAACATTACTTTTGGTCTTCAGTGACAACACATTTGTCGCTCAGTCGGtaaagcatggcacttgcaacaccaCAGGTTGTTGGTTCGATTCCCATTGCGGCAATCgttaaaatgtatgcatgcatgactgtaagttgctttggataaaagctgtCAGCCTCTTCAAACCTTCCATTCAGAGACTGGCTACCCCTGACCGAAACAGAGGCTGGCAGGAGCAGCCTAAACCAACTGACCATACCAAAGTCGAACTGAATGGTACCCATCCCATATTTCTGCTAATTAATGAATGTCACTTTAAGACCGCAGGACATTTTTGATTTATTAGGAGTTCACAGTGAAGCAAACTGGTTTGCGACTATGacttcccattgtagccaattcaaccGCATAATTATAAAAAAAGATTGGTCAAATTACTCAAGCATAgattgacatgtttttttctaATTTGGCACAGAAACTAGAGGCCATGAGTAACTTGGTCAAAAAGAATGGCACCGATTGGCCTATAGGTGGCAGTGTTATAAGCAGTCTCACTTAAACCTTCATATCTGTCACCCTTAGACAATTGAAACTTTGTAGGTGTCTTTTCTCATGCTCAACAAATTTGCCTAAAGGTCCTCAGGATCATAGAGAAGGATAGAGGCCTCTAGTAGCCAGAAGGCAGTGttagcatgggcagcaccattgagggcttccaccattatAGCGTCTGTGACGGCTATCTTCTTCAAGATTGGCTGATACCTCTTGATGACCagttggacatgactccaacagggGCCCCAGGGATTAGCCAATGATATTGGAAGTCCCAGACAAAAgattgaggtcacttagaaatgtccttgttttccatgaaaacatacatgaaatgagttagGATGAAtaggaaaaaaatgaaaaaatgaatagaaaatatagtcaagatgttgacaagtttataaataatgattatctatttgtgtatatatatgtagatgtatatgtgtatatatgtataaatatgtgtgtatatatgtgtgtatttgtgtatatatatgtatatatgtgtgtgtgtgtatatatatatatatatatgtatatgtgtgtatatatatgtgtatatatatatctatgtgtatatgtatatatgtatatatatatgtgtatatatatatgtgtgtatttgcgtatatatatatatatatatgtatatatatatgtgtgtgtgtgtgtccatattgTTTACTTGTGGATATATCGTATgtttcaagagaaaatagcctaattaaagaaaaaagcatctaatcaacaatggcattctTTTCAATGAACTCTGTTACTCTCCCAACTATTGACTTATTTCACAACTGCGGTAACCCTGTCACTAAGGTATAACTAAGGTAGAACTGAGGTATAATGATTACGCTCTTAACACACCCTAGCCCCGCCTCCTCAGTTCCGGCATTTTTGCTCCGGAAGTACACCAAATCTTTGGTTCACAGGAAAAGGAAAAAAACAGCTGTTGTTGGGAAACAAAACAGTAAAGTGAGTTTTAGTGACGAATGTGTTTATTTTATAGTTTTACTATAGGACTACGTATCATAACAAATGACGAGACGTGATTTAGTTAAGCATTTTTGTTTCTTGcaaattttagctagctaacattattagCTAGCTTGGTACGACACTAGGCTGTAGCCAATTCTTAAGTGTCAACGTTATCGACTGAAAAGCAGTGATTTGCTTGCAATCTATTCATTATCAACTAACTGGCGTCCTAATCTTTACCTGCATTGTGAATGGACGTGAGTTTGATAATTGGAGTAACTAGATAGGTGGCTAGATAGATAGCTAAGTAGCTAGCTTTCTTGTTATTGTTGCAGCTAAcaacattagctagcttgctaactgtCTAGCCATCCACTTAGCTGTTGCGCTCATTACAgcaggctagctagttagttttCGTGCTGTACTTAGCTAGGTTACATATTCCAATTACTAGCTTTATAGGCTACAGTACAAGATTTGAGCAATAACCACATACCACGCTTCGAGTAAGTGTTTTAATTTGATAAATATTTCTGTCATTGGCTGCTTACTCTGATAGTTATGATTTGACACTGTCACAGAAGCACATACAGCTTACCAATACTCCATGTAGCGTGGTTATTATAGTCTCAATGGTATTGACTGTGTTATACTTTTTCAGTAATGACAACAAACACCTATTGCCATTCATACATTGCATCACCTTTTCTTCATAGAATGCCTGCCCCTAAAAGACAACAGACTTCTCAGGATCCTCAAACTAAGAGAAGAAAGTTGGATCAGAATGAAGTGGCCATGCCATCTAACAAAATGACACCAGCCTCTGCAACATCAAGCAAGCCCCATAGAGAAGGACCTTCACAGAGAAGGAATAAGAAAAAGTCCCCAGCACAACGAAAAGACAGAAATAAACCATCAAAGTCCGGCCGTCATTCCTCCAAGACAAGATCAGCCCAAAAGGCCACCACAAGGACCAAGTCCAATCCCCCTGTCAAGAATGCTAAGCTGCCGAAAGCCACAAGTACCTCATCAAATAATCCCAACTCTAAAGGAACCCTAAAAAGACCAGCCAAGATCTCAAAAACAGCTTCCACAGAGTCAGATGAGGAGCTTATCAGAACTCGCAAACCCGATTGCATCAGAAAATACTCTAATGGGGATAGAGGTAAGCGTAAAGGGGCACAGACTAACCCAAATGAAGCAGCCTTACCCTCAGACCCTGTGCAAATGGATCACAATTATGGTATACCCCCTGCATCTCGTGGTAGTCATTCTGAATGTGATCAAAGTCAAACGAAGGGAGTCGCAGAGTCCACCAGAAgcccagagagccagagagatgtAAAGATGGGAACTCAAGCATCTTCAATGAAGGCTTCAGATCCTGTACCTGGACAACCTGAGCAGGTGAACCAGAGCAGTGAGACACAGGAGATGCAGGGAAATTCTGTGACTACTCCTACAGATGAAGTTAATGAGAGTGTAGAGACCAAGCCTGACACACAAATAATGTCTCCCGCTATGTTAGCATCCTCTGAGAAAGCTTCAGACCCCATCCTTGAGCAGTTGAACCAGAGCAGTGAGATGCAGGGAGATTCTGGGACTACTCCTACAAATGAAGTTAATGAGAGTGTAGAGACCAAGTCTGACACACAAATAATGTTTCCTCCCGCTATATTAGCATCCTCTGAGAAAGCTTCAGACCCCATCCCTGAGCAGTTGAACCAGAGCAGTGAGACACAGGAGATGCAGGGAGATTATGTGACTATTTCTACAGATGAAGTTAATGAGAGTGTAGAGACCAAGCCTGACACACAAATAATGTCTCCTCCCGCTATATTAGCATCCTCTGAGAAAGCTTCAGACCCCATCCATGAGCAGTTGAACCAGAGCAGTGAGACACAGGAGATGCAGGGAGATTATGTGACTACTCCTACAGATGAAGTTACTGAGAGTGTAGAGACCAAGCCTGACACACAAATAATGTCTCCTCCCGCTATATTAGCATCCTCTGAGAAAGCTTCAGACCCCATCCCAGAGCAGTTGAACCAGAGCAGGAAGATGCAGGGAGATTCTGTGACTACTCCTACAGATGAAGTTAATGAGAGTGTAGAGACCAAGCCTGACACACAAATAATGTCTCCTCTCGCTATATTAGCATCTTCTGAGAAAGCTTCAGAACCCATCCCTGAGCAGTTGAACCAGAGCAGGAAGATGCAGGGAGATTCTGTGACAACTCCTACAGATGAAGTTACTGAGAGTGTAGAGACCAAGCCTGACACACAAATAATGTCTCCTCCCGCTATATTAGCATCCTCTGAGAAAGCTTCAGACCCCATCCCTGAGCAGTTGAACCAGAGCAGGAAGATGCAGGGAGATTCTGTGACTACTCCTACAGATGAAGTTAATGAGAGTGTAGAGGCCAAGCCTGACACACAAGTAATGTCTCCTCCCGCTATATTAGCATCTTCTGAGAAAGCTTCAGACCCCATCCATGAGCAGTTGAACCAGAGCAGTGAGATGCAGGTTGTTCAGGAAGGTTCTGGGACCACCCCTACAGTTCAAGTTAATGAGAGTGTAGAGAGCAAGCTTGATGCATGTATCAAGTGTGCAGACCCTGTATCTGAACATAGAACCAAGATGCAGGAAAATGCGACGACCACCCCTGCAGGTCTTGTTAAGGAACGTCTAGAGACTAAGGTCAATGCGGAAATATTATCTCCTCCAGCTAAAGGCCTAGTAGCATATAGCAGCAGTAGTGATTCCGAAAGTGAAAGTGAGGAAAATGAAAGGAAGGCAGTCGAAGAGTCAAGAGATGTGACAATGGAAACTCAAGTATCTTCAGAGAAGGTTACAGACCCTGTACATGAACAGGTGAAGCAGAGCTGTACGAGCCAGCAGATACAGGAAGATTCCATGACCACCTCTACATATGAAGTTAGTGAAGGTCCCATGACCGCCCCTAGTGAGAGTGTAGACACCAAGCTTGATACAAATATAAAGTATCCCTCTATAGAAGCGTTTTCAGAGGACGCTTCAGACCCTGTCCCTGAACAGGTTAATCAGATATGCATCGAAATAGAGGATATGCAGAAAAATTCCATGACCACCTCTCCAGATGAAGTAGTTGAACATTTAGATACCAAGGATGCAAAAATAGATATCCCTCCACCTCTAGAAGCGTCCTTTGAGGAGacccatacagttgaagtcagtgaGAGTGCAGGGACCACGCTTGATGCACATATAAAGGGTCCACACCCTGCAACTGTACATGTGATGCAGAGCACTGAGATGCGGGAAGATTCTGCGCCCACCCCTGCAGATCAAGTTAGTGAGAGTTTAGACACCAAGCTTGATATCGAAGTAAAATCTCCTCCGCCGGTGGAAGTAGCCTCAGAAGAGACTTCGGACAATGTCTCAGAACAGGTGAAGCAGAGCGCTGAGAGACAGGAGGTCCAGGAAGATACCATGACCATCCCTACAGATAAACCTCTGGAAAGTTTAGAGACAATGTCGGGTGCTAAGATAAAGTCTCCACCCCTAGAAGCACTTTTCAGCGCTCTGAAGGAGTCCAGTCTTTGCAAACACCCCCTGTCTGACACAATGCGCTCAAATGTCAAAGAGTTTCTGGAAGTAGAGGATTCCTTAGAAATCATGAATACAGACTGTGACTTTGGTGTGACGGAGAGCATTGAGTGTACCTTAGACCTGGAGACCCCGATTATTGTTGAGGATATGGAGATCGGTcactgtgttgtggaggtggTGGGAGAGAATGGGGAAGATGTGGATATGGATAGTGATCTGGAAATCATAGACAACTCTAAGGAGGTGCCAGAGAAGACAGTCCAGCTAACCAAAGGGTCTGAAGATGAGTGCCGTCTAGATAACAGTGAAGCTGGTACTGAAAGGAAAGGCACACATTCCTCTAACCAAGACAGCACAAATAGTGTCAAGAAGGAAGTTGCCAAAAAGACACAGTGTAGCCCGGAAAAACCTAAGAAACAGCAGATGAACCCTCAGGCCCGGACTAAAGCCCGACTAGCGGCGCTAGCTGAGCAAAAGGCCGCCGCCTCCAAAAAAGCGAGCAGGCAGCTCAACCTCCTTGCCTTATGTGAGGAAATAGCGGACGATATCGCCACGGACACCATGCTATTAAAgacggaggaagaggatgagCAGGTTGTAACGGTTGAAGCTGAACCCAGCAAGGAGCCAGAATGCCCACAGCCTTTCACACAGACTGAGACTGTCCCTATCCCTCCAACTCCTGCCGGGCCCAAGGAGCCCTCTACCCCAGTAGCACCCGTTGCTGCAGTTTCTGCTCCAGCCAAGCCCCCAGCTCCAGAGACACCACAGAGGCGCTTCTTCATCAGCCAAGTGACGGTGCCCCTCAAAATCCACGAGAAGAAGAAGCTTACCAGGTTCCAGAGGCTGCGGCAGGTGGAGCTGCAGCGAGAGAAGAATATGTCCTGGACCATGGTGAAGAAGCTCAAGTCCGATCAGGCCAATCAGAAGATGTTTCCGGAGACAGAGGCTAAACCTGCCCCCCCATTACTGTCCACTCCAGCAGTAGCAGCACCCATCCCAGTGACCACAACACCCTCACCCCCCTCAGCCAGTCCAGCAGCACCCACAGTAGCTGCACCCTGTCCTACCCCAGCCGCAGCCAGCCCAGCAGTAACCCCTAAGCTTGAGCCCCCCAAAGTTGAGCCCCCCAAAGTGACCCCAAGTAAGGGACCCACCCTTAGAAAGAGGACACTTCCAGCAGTACCCCCACCGATGCCCAACGGGCTGAAAGCTCAGAAGGCCAAGCCTGTGGCGGAGTATAAGCCTTACAAAGCCAGGCCCAAGTACTCTTTTGATGACTTTCAACTGGATGACGAGCCGAAACCCACAGTGCAGAAGGCAGTATTACCGACCGTGCAGAGGGCAGCATTGAGACCTACATCTACCACCATTCCGAGGGCAGCAGTGACACTTACGACAGCGGCCAAACATGAGGTAACTTTCTTGAATGATGATCTTAAATGATAAAATGCACAGATTAGTTTTTGTGTGGCAAAAACTGTATTGAAATTAATTCTAGAAAATGCATTTCAAACCTGTTCTCCTTCCACAGGACTCAAAAACTACCGGCCAGAAGACAGCAGTGCCTACCATGCAGAAGCCAGGGGTACCTACCGGCCAGAAGACCGCAGTACCTACCATGCAGAAGCCAGGAGTACCTACCGGCCAGAAGACGGCGGTACCTACCGGCCAGAATACGGCGGTACCTACCGGCCAGAATACGGCGTTACCTACCGGCCAGAAGACAGCAGTACCTACCGGCCAGAAGAAGGCGGTACCTACCGGCCAGAAGACGGCGGTACCTACCGGCCAGAAGACGGCGGTACCTACCGGCCAGAAGACGGCGGTACCTACCGGCCAGAAGACGGCGGTACCTACCGGCCAGAAGACGGCGGTACCTACCATGCAGAAGACGGCGGTACCTACCGGCCAGAAGACGGCGGTACCTACCGGCCAGAAGACGGCGGTACCTACCGGCCAGAAGACGGCGGTACCTACCGGCCAGAAGACGGCGGTACCTACCGGCCAGAAGACGGCGGTACCTACCGGCCAGAAGACGGCGGTACCTACCGGCCAGAAGACGGCGGTACCTACCATGCAGAAGACGGCGGTACCTACCAGCCAGAAGACGGCGGTACCTACCAGCCAGAAGACGGCGGTACCTACCAGCCAGAAGACGGCGGTACCTACCAGCCAGAAGACGGCGGTACCTACCGCGCAGATCCCGGCAGTACCCACCGCGCAGAAGCCGGCAGTACCCACCGCGCAGAAACCGGCAGTACCCACCGCGCAGAAGCCGGCAGTACCCACCGCGCAGAAGCCGGCAGTACCCACCGCGCAAAAAATAGTTGTACCTAACACTCAGAAGACCGCACCAACTGTGCAGAAGGCAGTTGTGACAAATCCAACAGTGCAGAAGGCAGTAGAGACACCGACCCTTATGCCCGGAAATGGCAAACATGAGGTAACGTTCTTGTTTTTTATTCTCCTTGAAGTAACTTTCTTGGTTTTTATACTATTGAAAACGACTTATAGTACAATGAGTGCATACAATTTTTTTATATCCctgtgggatttgaacccacgacCTGCTAGAGCTTTCCGCTAGCAATGCTCTTACCCACATCCTTATAATTGATCTAAAAAATATTGTCTTGTGTGGTACAAATGtcttcatctcccctcctcccacaGGACTCCAAACTCACTGTACAGAAGGCAGAAGTGCTTAAACCCACTGTCCAAAAGGAAACCTCGGTACCTACACTTACCCCTCAAACTGAGCAGAAAGCGGAAGCATCACCTACGCCCAAAACTGCCAAAGATAAGGTAACATCCTTGGACTTGTTCTTTCTTTATTAAGATGTAAGAATGGTATTTTTGTTCATTGAATTATATTGAAATCTATTCAATAACTGTACAGGAGCTGGCTTCCCGAAAGTATCTTCGGGATAAGTTCATCATATGAACTTAGCCTTAAAATGCTTTTCTGAAACTTAACCCTGGTAACTTCAGTGACACATTTAGAAGCAGTGTGGATGATCATATAGCTGTTTTCATGCCTGGCATAGTTTTGGGGATGCAATTTATCCTTCAATTTAACCTCTTGTCTTTCCACAGGATTCCATAGCACCAGTGTCTTCCCCTCCCTTTGAAGAGACCCCACGAGATTCTGTTGACAAGGATCAGTGTGAAGAAAAGCCTGCTGGTACCCTCATGTCTGATAACATCCAACCAAATGACATTTTGAACAGTGTTATAACTACGGCTGTCAGAGTGCGTTATCAATTTACCTGATTTTGGTAACCGTTACTTTGGACCAAATCAAGACGTCAATATCCTGGTAATGCTTTTTGTcgtaaaaaaaatctgaaattagAGCTCAATTTGAGAACATTCTGAATTTGCGATTAATCACAGCAAATCCTGCAATTAACTCgattatgtttttttaaatagtttGACAGCCCTAGTTATAACATGTCGTCATAACCTCAGTGTAACATGCTTTGTTATAGAATCTGTCTCTTTCTTAGTTGCTGAGATTAAACCGGCATCCCCAGAGGTCAAGAcagagggcacgacaacaacGGAGTCCTCTGATTCGTAAGAACCTGCACTCAAATTGCAATAAATCTTTCCCACACAAAAAACTATTTTCCAGAGTTAATTCAAACAATTTCTGTGTTTCCGTGGTAGTGTGGTCGTGCAATCAGCAGATAATAGCAGTCCCCTCTCTGACGCATGTCTGCAGAAAGAGATAAAAAAACTAAAGGAGGCCGACAAAGATGACAATCAAACCACCACTGTGAGTGTtttggtcttttgccaaatactacccactgtattactgtactttTGTAGAAGAGGGGTGTTATCCAAAGACTATATATATTCCTAccatggtcccagatctgtttgtgctcttgccaactcacTCGCTGTCATTGCCAAGCATTTGGCATGACAACGATTGACAAGGAgctgatagcacaaacagactggcactcgaGTAAGTTCCTGTAATTGTATAGAATCTAGGTACCGTATTTATGTCAGAACTGATCCAGTCTGCGTGTCGTCTCCTAGGATGCAGGGCAGAAGCACTTTGGAGCGGTGACCTGCGGTGTGTGTGGGATGCTGTATTCCGCTGCCAACCCGGAGGATGAGTCCCAGCACCTGCACTTCCACAACCAGTTCATCAGTGCTGTCAGATATGTGGTGAGAACTAGCGGTCTCCCACAGCATGCatgcgtccaaaatggcaccatattccctttgtAGTACACTACAAGAGTAGTgcaatactgtatatagggaacagggagccatttgggacgctgCCCTTGCGTGCCAACTCTACCTAACGCGTCACCTCTGACTCAAACAGCATCTCTCACACACATCATGCATCTCTCATCCTATAAGCCACTGATTTGTCATGTCGTCCACaggggtggaagaaggagaggattCTGGGAGAGTACCCCGATGGCAAGATCATCCTTGTCCTTCCAGATGACCCCAAATATGCACTGAAGAAGGTGTGCTTCAGGCTCGAACTTTACACATTATCACATATGGAAATACCTTTACTGTAATACAATCGAAATATAACAGCATTATTGATCTTAAATATACTTTGAAGCCCCTGATACATATCACAATAGTTTATTCGTCCTGTAGGCAAGGGTTATATTCGCTTGGCATCAAACGGACGAAAACTCACCGGACCGGGGAGGGATAAGAAATTCTGGTTTTCGTAGCGAAgcgttttctgttgcaaaaccttTTTGGATACGACGTGCAGTAATGACTAGGAGCTTGCGAGGGTGTCTCACAGTTTGTTGTGCTGTCAGGTTGAGGAGATCAGAGAGATGGTGGACAATGACCTGGGCTTCCAGCAGGTGGAGACCAAGTGTCCCTCCCAGACCAAAACTTTCCTGTTCATCTCCAATGACAAGAAGGTGGCTGGGTGCCTGATCGCTGAGCACATTCAAGAGGTGAGCAAGACGTCTGTGTGGGTTGGGGCTGGACTACTTCCTTCTCCCCTAGTACTTGTTGAGTGTTGTAGTATTCTCTATAGAGCTCAGTGGGAGCATTTCCCAAGCAGTCACAAGTATAGGGATATCACAGTAGACTGTCtgctcagtctgattcagtataacaCTAGTAATTAGTCAGTCCTATAATTAGGACTGCAGGCAGTTTGTTT from Oncorhynchus mykiss isolate Arlee chromosome 15, USDA_OmykA_1.1, whole genome shotgun sequence includes these protein-coding regions:
- the LOC110489924 gene encoding mucin-5AC isoform X2, with product MPAPKRQQTSQDPQTKRRKLDQNEVAMPSNKMTPASATSSKPHREGPSQRRNKKKSPAQRKDRNKPSKSGRHSSKTRSAQKATTRTKSNPPVKNAKLPKATSTSSNNPNSKGTLKRPAKISKTASTESDEELIRTRKPDCIRKYSNGDRGKRKGAQTNPNEAALPSDPVQMDHNYGIPPASRGSHSECDQSQTKGVAESTRSPESQRDVKMGTQASSMKASDPVPGQPEQVNQSSETQEMQGNSVTTPTDEVNESVETKPDTQIMSPAMLASSEKASDPILEQLNQSSEMQGDSGTTPTNEVNESVETKSDTQIMFPPAILASSEKASDPIPEQLNQSSETQEMQGDYVTISTDEVNESVETKPDTQIMSPPAILASSEKASDPIHEQLNQSSETQEMQGDYVTTPTDEVTESVETKPDTQIMSPPAILASSEKASDPIPEQLNQSRKMQGDSVTTPTDEVNESVETKPDTQIMSPLAILASSEKASEPIPEQLNQSRKMQGDSVTTPTDEVTESVETKPDTQIMSPPAILASSEKASDPIPEQLNQSRKMQGDSVTTPTDEVNESVEAKPDTQVMSPPAILASSEKASDPIHEQLNQSSEMQVVQEGSGTTPTVQVNESVESKLDACIKCADPVSEHRTKMQENATTTPAGLVKERLETKVNAEILSPPAKGLVAYSSSSDSESESEENERKAVEESRDVTMETQVSSEKVTDPVHEQVKQSCTSQQIQEDSMTTSTYEVSEGPMTAPSESVDTKLDTNIKYPSIEAFSEDASDPVPEQVNQICIEIEDMQKNSMTTSPDEVVEHLDTKDAKIDIPPPLEASFEETHTVEVSESAGTTLDAHIKGPHPATVHVMQSTEMREDSAPTPADQVSESLDTKLDIEVKSPPPVEVASEETSDNVSEQVKQSAERQEVQEDTMTIPTDKPLESLETMSGAKIKSPPLEALFSALKESSLCKHPLSDTMRSNVKEFLEVEDSLEIMNTDCDFGVTESIECTLDLETPIIVEDMEIGHCVVEVVGENGEDVDMDSDLEIIDNSKEVPEKTVQLTKGSEDECRLDNSEAGTERKGTHSSNQDSTNSVKKEVAKKTQCSPEKPKKQQMNPQARTKARLAALAEQKAAASKKASRQLNLLALCEEIADDIATDTMLLKTEEEDEQVVTVEAEPSKEPECPQPFTQTETVPIPPTPAGPKEPSTPVAPVAAVSAPAKPPAPETPQRRFFISQVTVPLKIHEKKKLTRFQRLRQVELQREKNMSWTMVKKLKSDQANQKMFPETEAKPAPPLLSTPAVAAPIPVTTTPSPPSASPAAPTVAAPCPTPAAASPAVTPKLEPPKVEPPKVTPSKGPTLRKRTLPAVPPPMPNGLKAQKAKPVAEYKPYKARPKYSFDDFQLDDEPKPTVQKAVLPTVQRAALRPTSTTIPRAAVTLTTAAKHEDSKTTGQKTAVPTMQKPGVPTGQKTAVPTMQKPGVPTGQKTAVPTGQNTAVPTGQNTALPTGQKTAVPTGQKKAVPTGQKTAVPTGQKTAVPTGQKTAVPTGQKTAVPTGQKTAVPTMQKTAVPTGQKTAVPTGQKTAVPTGQKTAVPTGQKTAVPTGQKTAVPTGQKTAVPTGQKTAVPTMQKTAVPTSQKTAVPTSQKTAVPTSQKTAVPTSQKTAVPTAQIPAVPTAQKPAVPTAQKPAVPTAQKPAVPTAQKPAVPTAQKIVVPNTQKTAPTVQKAVVTNPTVQKAVETPTLMPGNGKHEDSKLTVQKAEVLKPTVQKETSVPTLTPQTEQKAEASPTPKTAKDKDSIAPVSSPPFEETPRDSVDKDQCEEKPAVAEIKPASPEVKTEGTTTTESSDSVVVQSADNSSPLSDACLQKEIKKLKEADKDDNQTTTDAGQKHFGAVTCGVCGMLYSAANPEDESQHLHFHNQFISAVRYVGWKKERILGEYPDGKIILVLPDDPKYALKKVEEIREMVDNDLGFQQVETKCPSQTKTFLFISNDKKVAGCLIAEHIQEGYRVIEEAVPEGSEGEKVMFERQRAWCCSTDPEPALCGISRIWVFSMMRRTGIASRMIECLRNNFIYGSYLSKEEIAFSDPTPDGKLFATHYCGTSQFLVYNFVSGTRSDQPSLSVV